The following are from one region of the Anaeropeptidivorans aminofermentans genome:
- a CDS encoding PTS sugar transporter subunit IIB, giving the protein MIKLVDIDYRLIHGQVVFGWVKWLNIEYIIVVDDKSASDSFAASMLKLGVPHGVEFRVLPESKTDAILTSEKVRNKNTMIVLPDVAEALRFVKKVPTEFVNISNTKQTEGATAYSNCCFLNEKQLTDIKEMMGMGIVIDAFPTPDSPSGIHLSKSL; this is encoded by the coding sequence ATGATAAAATTGGTTGATATTGATTACAGGCTGATTCACGGACAGGTAGTCTTCGGTTGGGTCAAATGGCTTAATATTGAGTATATAATCGTTGTAGACGATAAATCCGCCTCTGACAGCTTTGCGGCAAGTATGCTGAAGCTTGGCGTTCCCCACGGCGTAGAATTTCGTGTTCTGCCTGAAAGCAAGACAGATGCCATACTGACCAGTGAAAAGGTAAGAAATAAGAACACGATGATTGTACTGCCGGACGTAGCGGAAGCCTTAAGATTTGTTAAAAAGGTCCCCACTGAGTTTGTTAACATCAGCAATACAAAACAAACGGAAGGCGCAACCGCCTATTCAAACTGCTGCTTTTTAAACGAGAAACAATTAACAGATATCAAAGAGATGATGGGCATGGGTATCGTAATCGATGCATTTCCAACCCCCGACAGCCCATCAGGTATCCATTTAAGCAAATCCCTTTAA
- a CDS encoding PTS sugar transporter subunit IIA: MANIIIATHGRMAEGMKHTLEILTGRGGAVAMNCFCDSINTLDDIKSNIINALNATSEDIIVFTDIKGGSVNRAVSELLPYNSRLHVVSGVNMPLLLEVALGQGETEFVIKHALAAIQKETIYMNELLGGMDI; this comes from the coding sequence ATGGCAAATATCATTATTGCAACACATGGGAGAATGGCGGAAGGCATGAAGCATACATTGGAAATACTCACAGGGCGCGGAGGCGCTGTCGCTATGAATTGCTTTTGCGATAGTATAAATACTTTGGATGACATAAAATCAAATATTATAAACGCTCTGAACGCAACATCAGAAGATATTATCGTTTTTACAGATATAAAGGGCGGAAGCGTAAACAGGGCAGTTTCGGAGCTTTTGCCTTATAATAGCCGGCTGCATGTTGTTTCCGGGGTAAACATGCCTCTTCTTCTTGAAGTTGCCCTAGGCCAGGGTGAAACGGAATTTGTTATAAAACATGCATTGGCGGCGATTCAGAAGGAAACCATATATATGAACGAATTATTGGGAGGGATGGATATATGA
- a CDS encoding MurR/RpiR family transcriptional regulator, whose amino-acid sequence MSEILYKLLFILNQKPEGSTFYSIAMTLLLNIDHLESFSIETISRLCNVSNSSVSRFCRKIGYEDFFDFKYCLLHDVSNDLYRSELNSRLLDNSMDFYEYRQLYMDEISRCYSAVLDNINLHEVDRLARDIMTYQKVIAMGLLHSEYACLTLQAKMIKLGKIIITLIDTDAQYDYLRNSSDENSLILIFSITGNYLHNTLFKAKNKKSHIKDTKAKVVLLTNNKDFEYPDLVDEIIYMGGDLSKNGLKFINNHTLLAFVDLLVYRYGKIISEIK is encoded by the coding sequence ATGAGCGAAATACTTTATAAGCTGCTATTTATATTAAATCAAAAGCCGGAAGGAAGCACGTTTTACAGTATAGCCATGACGCTTTTGCTAAATATAGACCATCTTGAAAGCTTCAGTATTGAAACTATTTCCAGGCTGTGTAATGTATCCAATTCAAGCGTCAGCAGATTTTGCCGTAAAATCGGATATGAGGATTTTTTTGATTTTAAATATTGCCTGCTTCATGATGTGTCAAATGATTTATACAGAAGCGAGTTAAACAGCAGGCTTTTGGATAACTCAATGGATTTCTACGAATACAGGCAATTATATATGGATGAAATCAGCCGCTGCTATAGCGCTGTATTGGATAATATTAACCTTCATGAGGTTGACCGGCTTGCCCGGGATATTATGACTTATCAAAAGGTTATTGCAATGGGGCTTCTCCATTCGGAATACGCCTGCCTGACCCTGCAGGCAAAAATGATAAAACTTGGTAAGATAATCATTACTCTTATCGATACGGATGCGCAATATGATTATCTGCGCAATTCCTCGGATGAAAATTCTCTGATTCTCATATTTTCTATTACCGGAAACTACTTGCATAATACATTATTTAAAGCAAAGAATAAAAAAAGTCATATAAAAGACACGAAGGCAAAGGTTGTTTTGCTGACCAATAACAAAGATTTTGAATATCCCGACCTAGTAGATGAGATTATTTATATGGGAGGAGACCTAAGTAAAAACGGACTTAAATTCATAAATAATCATACCTTACTGGCTTTTGTTGATCTGTTAGTATATAGGTATGGAAAGATAATTAGTGAAATTAAATAG
- a CDS encoding HAD family hydrolase, whose product MAVKGIIFDMDGVIFDTEKISYQTWHLAEKEFNIKIDYGKLYKLMGASHDDIISQYSDIMGSIELAKAAYIWRHKKINEIIKADGLIAKPGFIELMGYINSRGLKTALATSTKYNKMLFTFKHSNIENPFTHIITGDMVVASKPNPEIFLKAAEVMELPIKDCMILEDSYNGITGAIASGAKAVMVVDLMQPTDFIKNNCLAVVNSLNEVINILENLPAD is encoded by the coding sequence ATGGCGGTTAAAGGCATTATATTTGATATGGATGGCGTAATATTTGATACAGAGAAAATATCTTATCAAACATGGCATCTTGCGGAAAAGGAATTTAATATAAAAATTGACTACGGCAAACTATATAAATTAATGGGAGCAAGCCATGATGATATCATAAGCCAGTATTCAGACATTATGGGCAGCATCGAGCTTGCAAAAGCTGCATACATCTGGCGTCACAAAAAAATAAATGAAATAATTAAAGCCGACGGTCTTATTGCAAAGCCCGGCTTCATAGAACTTATGGGATACATTAATTCCCGGGGTCTTAAAACAGCCCTGGCAACCTCAACAAAATACAATAAAATGCTCTTCACATTTAAACACAGCAATATTGAAAACCCTTTTACCCATATCATAACAGGCGACATGGTAGTGGCAAGCAAGCCAAACCCCGAAATATTTCTGAAAGCAGCCGAAGTCATGGAGCTTCCTATTAAAGACTGCATGATACTTGAGGATTCCTATAACGGCATAACCGGAGCGATTGCATCAGGTGCAAAAGCTGTTATGGTGGTGGATTTAATGCAGCCTACGGATTTTATAAAAAATAATTGTCTGGCCGTCGTAAACAGCCTCAACGAGGTAATCAATATTCTTGAAAATCTTCCTGCTGATTAG